One Halostagnicola kamekurae DNA segment encodes these proteins:
- a CDS encoding cyclin produces the protein MHSARDRIEHEPWLEELEIVADRLDLSSDARSYASDLFLTDVPESDRSKRAVLAASVYAGSLVAGDGRTQGTVADAADVSRLSIQQRWKDLLETAGLEPPRW, from the coding sequence ATGCACAGCGCTCGCGACCGCATCGAACACGAGCCCTGGCTCGAGGAACTCGAGATCGTCGCGGATCGGCTCGACCTCTCGAGTGACGCTCGCTCGTACGCCAGCGACCTCTTTCTCACTGACGTTCCGGAATCGGACCGGTCGAAGCGCGCCGTCCTGGCTGCGAGCGTCTACGCCGGCTCGTTGGTCGCCGGCGACGGTCGCACGCAGGGGACGGTCGCCGACGCCGCCGACGTCTCGCGGTTATCGATTCAACAGCGCTGGAAGGACCTCCTCGAGACGGCTGGACTCGAGCCGCCTCGGTGGTAA
- a CDS encoding phosphopantetheine adenylyltransferase has product MDVALGGTFDPVHDGHRRLFERAFELGDVTVGLTSDDLAPKTRHEDRPVRSFDRRKDRLEDELEPFAEEHDRSFEVRPLTEPTGIATEPPFDYLVVSPETVDGGEKINEIRRDRDLDPLEVVVVPHLRAEDGDIISSTRIVNDEIDEHGNVLDEGGQ; this is encoded by the coding sequence ATGGATGTCGCGCTTGGTGGGACGTTCGACCCCGTTCACGACGGCCACCGACGGCTGTTCGAACGGGCGTTCGAACTCGGCGACGTGACCGTCGGGCTGACGAGTGACGACCTCGCGCCGAAGACCCGCCACGAGGATCGACCCGTCCGATCGTTCGATCGACGGAAAGATCGACTCGAGGACGAACTCGAGCCGTTCGCCGAGGAGCACGATCGATCGTTCGAAGTCCGCCCGCTCACGGAGCCGACCGGCATCGCCACCGAGCCACCGTTCGATTACCTCGTCGTTTCGCCGGAAACCGTCGATGGGGGCGAGAAAATAAACGAAATTCGGCGAGATCGAGACCTCGACCCGCTCGAGGTGGTCGTCGTCCCGCACCTGCGAGCCGAAGACGGGGACATCATCTCGAGTACGCGGATCGTCAACGACGAGATCGACGAGCACGGGAACGTGCTCGACGAAGGCGGCCAATAG
- a CDS encoding NADP-dependent malic enzyme: protein MGLDEDALEYHRIDPPGKLEISTTKPTNTQRDLSLAYSPGVAAPCLEIDEDESEAFQYTAKGNLVGVLSNGSAVLGLGDIGAQASKPVMEGKGVLFKRFADIDVFDIELDDADPEKIIEAAKMMEPTFGGINLEDIKAPGCFVIEERLREEMDIPVFHDDQHGTAIISGAALLNAADIADKEIEDMKIVFSGAGASALATAKFYVSLGAKPENIVMCDSSGIITEARATADDINEYKREFARDVPEGDLSDAMEGADAFVGLSVADIVSQDMVRSMAEDPIIFAMANPDPEIGYAEAKEARDDTVIMATGRSDYPNQVNNVLGFPFIFRGALDVRATEINEDMKVAAAEALADLARQDVPDAVVKAYGDDPIQYGSEYIIPKPVDPRVLFRIAPAVAEAAIESGAARTEIDIDEYEEQLEARLGKSREMMRVVLNKAKTDPKTVALAEGENEKMIRAAYQLQEQGIALPILIGDETEIKSTAANLGLDFEPQVADPDAGDYERYAERLHELRKRKGITRTEAGELVRRDTNYFGSVMVEEGDADAFLTGLSHHYPSALRPPLQVIGTAEDVEYAAGVYMLTFKNRVIFIADATVNQSPDEDVLAEVTRQTGKLARRFNVEPRAALLSYSNFGSVTNEGTVKPRKAAQKLQDDPEVDFPVDGEMQADTAVVEDILEGTYGFSELEEPANVLVFPNLESGNIGYKLLQRLGGADAIGPMLTGMDKPVHVLQRGDEVKDIVNLAGVAVVDAQQE, encoded by the coding sequence ATGGGACTAGACGAGGACGCACTGGAGTACCATCGCATCGATCCGCCGGGAAAACTCGAGATTTCGACGACGAAACCGACGAATACGCAGCGGGATCTCTCGCTCGCGTACTCGCCCGGCGTCGCCGCCCCGTGTCTCGAGATCGACGAGGACGAGTCCGAGGCCTTCCAGTACACCGCGAAGGGGAACCTCGTCGGCGTCCTCTCGAACGGTTCCGCGGTGCTCGGACTCGGTGATATCGGTGCGCAGGCGTCGAAGCCGGTCATGGAAGGAAAGGGCGTTCTCTTCAAGCGGTTCGCGGACATCGACGTTTTCGACATCGAACTCGACGACGCGGACCCCGAGAAGATAATCGAGGCCGCGAAGATGATGGAGCCGACTTTCGGCGGGATCAACCTAGAGGACATCAAAGCCCCCGGCTGTTTCGTCATCGAAGAGCGCCTGCGCGAGGAGATGGACATTCCCGTCTTCCACGACGACCAGCACGGCACGGCGATCATCTCCGGGGCCGCATTGCTCAATGCGGCCGACATCGCCGACAAGGAGATCGAGGACATGAAGATCGTCTTCTCGGGGGCCGGCGCGAGCGCGCTCGCGACCGCAAAGTTTTACGTCTCGCTCGGGGCGAAACCGGAGAACATCGTCATGTGTGATTCCTCGGGAATCATCACGGAGGCCCGCGCGACGGCCGACGACATCAACGAGTACAAACGTGAGTTCGCGCGCGACGTGCCCGAGGGCGACCTCTCGGACGCGATGGAGGGCGCAGACGCCTTCGTCGGGCTCTCGGTCGCCGACATCGTCTCCCAGGATATGGTTCGCTCGATGGCCGAGGATCCGATCATCTTCGCGATGGCCAACCCCGACCCCGAAATCGGCTACGCCGAGGCCAAGGAGGCTCGAGACGACACCGTCATCATGGCCACGGGTCGCTCGGACTACCCAAATCAGGTCAACAACGTCCTCGGGTTCCCGTTCATCTTCCGGGGCGCACTCGACGTCCGCGCGACCGAGATCAACGAGGACATGAAAGTCGCCGCCGCCGAGGCGCTGGCGGATCTGGCTCGCCAGGACGTCCCCGACGCGGTCGTCAAAGCCTACGGCGACGACCCGATCCAGTACGGCTCCGAGTACATCATCCCCAAACCGGTCGATCCGCGCGTGCTGTTCCGGATCGCCCCCGCCGTCGCGGAGGCCGCGATCGAGTCCGGAGCCGCCCGCACGGAGATCGATATCGACGAGTACGAAGAGCAACTCGAGGCCAGACTCGGCAAGTCTCGCGAGATGATGCGCGTCGTCCTCAACAAGGCAAAGACCGACCCGAAGACGGTCGCGCTCGCCGAGGGCGAAAACGAGAAGATGATCCGGGCGGCCTACCAGCTCCAGGAACAGGGCATCGCCCTGCCGATCCTCATCGGCGACGAGACCGAGATCAAATCGACCGCGGCGAACCTCGGGTTGGACTTCGAACCGCAGGTTGCCGACCCGGACGCGGGCGATTACGAACGGTACGCCGAACGGCTGCACGAGCTCCGAAAACGCAAGGGGATCACCCGAACGGAAGCGGGCGAACTCGTCCGCCGCGACACGAACTACTTCGGGAGCGTGATGGTCGAAGAAGGCGACGCGGACGCCTTCCTCACGGGGCTCTCGCATCACTATCCCTCGGCGCTTCGCCCGCCGCTGCAGGTCATCGGCACCGCCGAGGACGTCGAGTACGCCGCCGGCGTCTACATGCTCACGTTCAAGAACCGCGTGATCTTCATCGCCGACGCGACGGTCAATCAGTCGCCCGACGAGGACGTTCTCGCCGAGGTGACCAGACAGACCGGCAAACTCGCGCGACGGTTCAACGTCGAGCCCCGCGCCGCACTGCTCTCGTACTCGAACTTCGGCAGCGTCACGAACGAAGGCACCGTCAAACCGCGCAAAGCGGCCCAGAAACTGCAGGACGATCCCGAAGTCGACTTCCCAGTCGACGGCGAGATGCAGGCCGACACGGCCGTCGTCGAGGACATCCTCGAGGGAACGTACGGGTTCTCGGAGCTCGAGGAACCGGCGAACGTGCTCGTCTTCCCGAACCTCGAGTCGGGTAACATCGGCTACAAACTGCTCCAGCGCCTCGGCGGTGCCGACGCCATCGGCCCGATGCTGACCGGGATGGACAAACCGGTTCACGTCCTCCAGCGGGGCGACGAGGTCAAAGACATCGTCAATCTGGCCGGCGTGGCCGTCGTCGACGCCCAGCAGGAGTAG
- a CDS encoding 30S ribosomal protein S8e, with protein sequence MQDQGRSTRKRTGGRLKHIRNRRKHELGRLPTETEVGEPRYRTIDVRGNGEKTRALATNVANVNDGGETVTTEINDVVENDANPNYVRRNIITKGAVIDTDEGTARVTSRPGQTGQVNAVLLD encoded by the coding sequence ATGCAAGATCAGGGCCGTTCTACTCGCAAGCGAACCGGCGGACGACTCAAGCACATCCGAAACCGACGAAAGCACGAACTCGGTCGCCTGCCGACCGAGACCGAGGTCGGCGAGCCGCGTTACCGAACCATCGACGTCCGAGGGAACGGCGAGAAGACCCGCGCACTCGCGACGAACGTCGCGAACGTCAACGACGGCGGCGAAACGGTCACGACCGAGATCAACGACGTCGTCGAAAACGACGCGAACCCCAACTACGTCCGACGGAACATCATCACGAAGGGCGCGGTCATCGACACCGACGAAGGCACCGCTCGAGTCACCTCCCGTCCGGGACAGACCGGCCAGGTCAACGCCGTTCTTCTCGACTAA
- a CDS encoding phosphate uptake regulator PhoU, whose protein sequence is METRKVQVTGGSTYTVSLPKSWATDNQVSAGTTVEFYPEDDSLLLTPQSDVDRQEGTLDVSSLEDDRLTRAVMTMYVSGFDLIRLEANRITTDQRRAIRNATQSLVGVEVLEETTDSVVIQDLLDSSELSIVNAVTRMRLIASSMLEDAITALVENDDDIARDVIERDDDVDRLWLVVSRIFRATLRSPRSAEELGVPREDCFDYHSSARQLERVADHAVKISQLALKLEEIPEEVADALVALREDAFDVLEKSLDALFADDSDEANRLGHAARERILEIDEHTRTIDDMLRDLEPMQAQSLGLIVDSLSRSADYGGNIAETALQKAAPSP, encoded by the coding sequence ATGGAGACGCGAAAAGTCCAGGTCACGGGCGGATCGACGTACACGGTATCGCTGCCGAAATCCTGGGCGACCGACAACCAGGTCAGCGCCGGGACGACCGTCGAGTTCTACCCCGAGGACGATTCGCTGCTTTTGACGCCCCAAAGCGACGTCGATAGACAGGAGGGGACCCTCGACGTCTCGAGTCTCGAGGACGACCGACTGACCCGAGCCGTCATGACGATGTACGTCAGCGGCTTCGACCTGATCCGCCTCGAGGCGAACCGGATCACGACCGACCAGCGCCGCGCGATTCGGAACGCGACCCAGAGCCTCGTCGGCGTCGAGGTCCTCGAGGAGACGACCGACAGCGTCGTGATACAGGACCTGCTCGATTCTTCGGAGCTTTCGATCGTCAACGCCGTGACTCGCATGCGCCTGATCGCCTCGTCGATGCTCGAGGACGCTATCACCGCGCTCGTCGAGAACGACGACGACATCGCACGGGACGTGATCGAGCGCGACGACGATGTCGACCGGCTGTGGCTCGTCGTCTCCCGAATTTTCCGCGCGACACTGCGCTCGCCTCGATCGGCCGAGGAACTCGGCGTCCCCCGAGAGGATTGTTTCGACTACCACTCGAGCGCCCGCCAACTCGAGCGGGTCGCGGACCACGCGGTCAAAATCAGTCAGCTCGCACTCAAACTCGAGGAGATCCCGGAGGAGGTCGCGGACGCGCTCGTCGCGCTTCGCGAAGACGCCTTCGACGTGCTCGAGAAGTCCCTCGACGCGCTGTTCGCCGACGACAGCGACGAGGCGAACCGGCTCGGACACGCCGCCCGCGAACGGATTCTCGAGATCGACGAACACACACGAACGATCGACGACATGCTTCGGGACCTAGAGCCCATGCAGGCCCAGTCGCTCGGGCTGATCGTCGACTCGCTCTCGAGAAGCGCCGACTACGGCGGCAACATCGCGGAGACGGCGCTACAGAAGGCAGCACCGAGTCCCTGA
- a CDS encoding NYN domain-containing protein: protein MSVFDRVRSRLESSSEPAPESANESSPTVGLFVDGPNVLRDEFDVDLDDVRDAALEYGRVGITRLYLDEHATPGLIQAAEARGYEVVVTSGDVDVKLAVDATAFVAGDPVDVLVIASRDTDFKPVLEYAGTAGIRTVALAPGSHGRSDALRNAADDGVTLTE, encoded by the coding sequence ATGTCCGTCTTCGACCGCGTTCGGTCTCGTCTCGAGTCTTCGTCGGAGCCCGCGCCTGAATCTGCGAACGAATCGTCGCCGACCGTCGGGCTCTTCGTCGACGGCCCGAACGTGCTGCGAGATGAGTTCGATGTCGACCTCGACGACGTTCGCGACGCGGCGCTCGAGTACGGACGCGTCGGGATCACCCGGCTCTACCTCGACGAACACGCGACGCCTGGGTTGATCCAGGCCGCAGAGGCTCGAGGGTACGAGGTCGTGGTCACCAGCGGCGACGTCGACGTCAAACTGGCCGTCGATGCGACCGCGTTCGTCGCTGGCGACCCGGTCGACGTCCTCGTCATCGCCTCGCGCGATACGGACTTCAAACCGGTGCTCGAGTACGCTGGGACGGCCGGCATTCGGACGGTCGCACTCGCTCCCGGAAGCCACGGGCGCTCGGATGCACTCCGAAACGCGGCCGACGACGGCGTCACGCTGACGGAGTGA
- the gcvT gene encoding glycine cleavage system aminomethyltransferase GcvT: MPLQTPPLRGLHDDTGAKFTAFGGWDMPVEFSSIRDEHVAVRTDAGKFDVSHMGEIHVTGPDSTRLLQRLTTNDVAALEVGDAQYAAITDTEGTIIDDTVIYRLPDEDETATYLFVPNAGTDEAIHERWITHRNEWDLEATVDNMTDEYAMFAVQGPNSAELVDAAADESIDALSRFDAKTVTIEGVECWAGRTGYTGEDGFEFVVPWNDAESVWSAIDCQPCGLGARDTLRIEAGYLLAGQEFDRESNPRTPYEAGIGFAVALETEFVGRDALAQVNETGVEETLVGLKLMDRGVPRNGYDITNTDSRVVGAVTSGTMSPTLESPIGLGYVPVEYADPGTTLRVMVRGQSKKARVETTPFIETVQ; encoded by the coding sequence ATGCCGCTACAGACGCCGCCACTGCGCGGGCTCCACGACGATACTGGAGCGAAGTTTACAGCGTTCGGCGGCTGGGACATGCCGGTCGAGTTCTCCTCGATCCGCGACGAACACGTCGCCGTCCGGACCGACGCCGGGAAGTTCGACGTCTCGCACATGGGCGAGATTCACGTCACCGGCCCCGACTCGACCCGGCTCCTGCAGCGACTCACAACGAACGACGTGGCGGCGCTCGAAGTCGGAGACGCCCAGTACGCGGCCATCACCGACACCGAGGGGACGATCATCGACGATACGGTTATCTACCGGCTGCCCGACGAGGACGAAACGGCGACGTACCTGTTCGTTCCGAACGCGGGCACCGACGAGGCGATCCACGAGCGATGGATCACCCACCGAAACGAGTGGGACCTCGAGGCGACCGTGGACAACATGACCGACGAGTACGCGATGTTCGCGGTGCAGGGTCCGAACTCGGCCGAACTCGTCGACGCCGCCGCAGACGAGTCGATCGATGCTCTCTCGCGGTTCGATGCCAAGACGGTCACGATCGAGGGCGTCGAGTGCTGGGCGGGCCGAACGGGGTACACCGGCGAGGACGGGTTCGAGTTCGTCGTCCCGTGGAACGACGCCGAGTCGGTCTGGTCGGCGATCGACTGCCAGCCCTGCGGGCTGGGTGCACGCGACACGCTCCGGATCGAGGCCGGCTACCTCCTCGCGGGCCAGGAGTTCGACCGGGAGTCCAACCCGCGGACGCCATACGAGGCCGGCATCGGATTCGCCGTCGCGCTCGAGACCGAGTTCGTCGGCCGGGACGCCCTCGCGCAGGTCAACGAAACGGGCGTCGAGGAGACGCTGGTCGGCCTCAAGTTGATGGACCGGGGCGTTCCGAGAAACGGCTACGATATCACGAACACCGACAGCCGCGTCGTCGGCGCGGTCACCAGCGGGACGATGAGCCCGACCCTCGAGTCTCCGATCGGACTCGGATACGTTCCGGTCGAGTACGCGGACCCGGGGACGACGCTGCGAGTGATGGTCCGCGGACAGTCAAAGAAAGCGCGGGTCGAAACGACACCCTTCATCGAGACAGTACAATGA
- the gcvH gene encoding glycine cleavage system protein GcvH translates to MNFDIPADRRYQESHEWAHETDGLVRVGITDFAQDELGDVVFVELPDEGDDVSQDEEFGVVESIKAVSDLYAPVSGEVVAVNDDLFDAPELVNDDPFGDGWMLEIEPTDADELESLLAADEYEDQIA, encoded by the coding sequence ATGAACTTCGACATTCCAGCGGACAGACGGTACCAGGAATCACACGAATGGGCTCACGAGACGGACGGCCTCGTCCGAGTCGGTATCACCGACTTCGCGCAGGACGAGCTCGGCGACGTCGTCTTCGTCGAGCTTCCCGACGAGGGCGACGACGTCAGCCAGGACGAGGAGTTCGGCGTCGTCGAATCGATAAAAGCGGTTTCGGACCTGTATGCGCCGGTCAGCGGTGAGGTAGTCGCGGTCAACGACGACCTGTTCGACGCGCCGGAACTCGTCAACGACGACCCGTTCGGCGACGGCTGGATGCTCGAGATCGAGCCCACGGACGCGGACGAACTCGAGTCGCTGCTCGCTGCCGACGAGTACGAAGACCAGATCGCGTGA
- a CDS encoding competence/damage-inducible protein A: protein MQVAILTIGDELLAGRTTNTNASWLAGKITDRGGAVRRILTIPDDRALIADVVAEWSERFDAVVVTGGLGGTPDDVTLEAVAAGLERDLAVVPSVKEQLLEKGRDLREERPEFFEEYDLEFDVDAAASLPEGARPIVIDDGWSPGCVIENVYVFAGIPDEMKAMFETVEAEFSGEVVSKTVFTPAPEGSLRTVLEGVDERFDVSVGSYPQSEDRLGRLRVTGSDEDTVEAAAEWLAEQVETREPPESN, encoded by the coding sequence ATGCAGGTCGCGATCCTCACGATCGGTGACGAACTGCTCGCGGGCCGAACGACCAACACAAACGCATCGTGGCTCGCCGGGAAGATCACCGATCGCGGCGGAGCGGTTCGTCGCATCTTGACGATTCCTGACGATCGAGCCCTCATCGCAGACGTCGTCGCGGAGTGGAGCGAGCGCTTCGACGCCGTCGTCGTCACCGGCGGTCTCGGCGGCACGCCGGACGACGTGACCCTCGAGGCCGTCGCGGCCGGACTGGAGCGCGATCTCGCCGTCGTCCCGTCGGTCAAAGAGCAACTCCTCGAGAAGGGCCGCGACCTCCGCGAAGAACGGCCCGAGTTCTTCGAGGAGTACGACCTCGAGTTCGACGTCGACGCCGCGGCCTCGCTTCCGGAGGGCGCGAGACCAATCGTGATCGACGACGGCTGGTCGCCGGGTTGTGTGATCGAGAACGTCTACGTCTTCGCCGGGATCCCGGACGAGATGAAGGCCATGTTCGAGACCGTCGAAGCCGAGTTTTCGGGCGAGGTCGTCTCGAAAACCGTCTTCACGCCCGCACCCGAAGGATCGCTTCGAACGGTTCTCGAGGGGGTCGACGAGCGGTTCGACGTCTCCGTCGGAAGCTATCCCCAGAGCGAGGACCGGTTGGGTCGCTTGCGAGTTACAGGAAGCGACGAAGATACCGTCGAAGCGGCCGCAGAGTGGCTCGCAGAGCAAGTCGAAACGAGAGAACCACCCGAATCCAACTGA
- a CDS encoding HTTM domain-containing protein, translating into MVADRSPPSGSSGADTGSGSAGRSTTPAVRSWISAVRSVIRPRLGIDLRALAAFRIAIGLVVLGDLLLLRVPGLVPFYTDAGVFPRSALAETYPTFASVSVHALSGSPWAQGVLFAIAAVAAICLCLGYRTRLATLVSVALLASLQLRNPHVLNGGDTILTSLLFLGLFLPLSARWSLDARRRHRGPGGRSWWGTDGGARVVSVATATALLHLVFIYATNAVLKFQSEPWMEGVAVERIFHLEQFLALLGPFLTGFPLVLTAVNWAWVGTLSAAPLLIVLAGRGRTVVAAAFVCSHLGMAATMEIGVFPFVMVSGLLLFLPPRVWDRVERSRTRAFLDGLESRIRHTVPRRPTTPLPSIPSATVPAALRRVGRVGVAVVLATLLLTLVLWQTVQAGFVDSPAPELTAEIDDVGWVFFAPNPPDASRGYVVEAELESGDRIDLATGEPATLDRPPDPIETYPSTLWKRFGGNIRSAEPGQFEPSVEYICDRSAHRIETVTIYSLEQPVGPDGPTGEPVADERISRTC; encoded by the coding sequence ATGGTCGCCGATCGATCACCGCCGTCTGGCTCGAGTGGTGCCGACACCGGGTCCGGTTCGGCGGGTCGATCGACGACTCCGGCGGTTCGATCCTGGATTTCGGCGGTCCGATCGGTGATACGGCCGCGGCTCGGAATCGATCTCCGAGCCCTCGCCGCGTTTCGAATCGCAATTGGGCTCGTCGTTCTCGGTGACCTGCTCTTGCTTCGCGTTCCGGGGCTCGTTCCGTTCTACACCGACGCTGGGGTGTTCCCCCGGTCGGCGCTCGCCGAGACCTACCCGACGTTCGCATCCGTTTCCGTCCACGCGCTGTCGGGGTCGCCGTGGGCGCAGGGGGTCCTCTTCGCGATCGCCGCCGTCGCCGCGATCTGTCTGTGTCTCGGTTATCGGACCCGTCTCGCAACCCTCGTCTCGGTCGCGTTGCTCGCCTCGCTCCAGCTCAGGAACCCGCACGTCCTCAACGGCGGCGATACGATCCTGACGTCGCTGCTGTTTCTGGGACTGTTTCTCCCGCTGAGTGCTCGATGGTCTCTCGACGCTCGTCGTCGGCATCGAGGTCCGGGCGGACGTTCGTGGTGGGGCACAGACGGCGGTGCTCGAGTCGTGTCCGTCGCGACGGCGACGGCGCTCCTCCACCTCGTCTTCATCTACGCGACGAACGCGGTGTTGAAGTTTCAGAGCGAGCCCTGGATGGAGGGCGTCGCGGTCGAGCGGATCTTCCATCTCGAGCAGTTTCTCGCCCTGCTGGGTCCGTTTCTAACCGGGTTTCCGCTCGTCCTCACCGCGGTCAACTGGGCCTGGGTCGGAACGCTCTCGGCCGCGCCGCTCCTGATCGTCCTCGCCGGGCGGGGCAGAACCGTGGTCGCCGCCGCCTTCGTCTGCAGCCACCTCGGGATGGCAGCGACGATGGAAATCGGGGTGTTCCCGTTCGTCATGGTGAGCGGACTGTTGTTGTTCCTTCCCCCGCGCGTCTGGGATCGCGTCGAACGCAGTCGGACGCGAGCGTTCCTCGACGGCCTCGAGTCGCGGATCCGACACACCGTTCCGCGTCGACCGACGACGCCCTTGCCGTCGATTCCCTCGGCGACCGTTCCGGCCGCGCTCCGACGAGTCGGCCGTGTCGGCGTCGCGGTAGTCCTCGCTACCCTCCTGCTCACGTTGGTGCTCTGGCAGACGGTCCAGGCCGGTTTCGTCGACTCGCCGGCTCCGGAACTGACCGCAGAGATAGACGACGTCGGTTGGGTGTTCTTCGCGCCGAATCCGCCGGACGCGTCGAGGGGCTACGTCGTCGAAGCCGAACTCGAGTCCGGCGACCGGATCGACCTCGCGACGGGCGAGCCTGCCACGCTGGATCGGCCGCCGGATCCGATCGAAACCTACCCCAGCACCCTCTGGAAACGATTTGGAGGGAACATCCGCTCCGCCGAACCGGGCCAGTTCGAACCCAGCGTGGAGTACATCTGCGATCGATCGGCCCACCGGATCGAGACGGTGACGATTTACAGTCTCGAGCAACCGGTCGGCCCGGACGGCCCAACCGGCGAGCCCGTCGCCGACGAGCGGATCTCGAGGACGTGTTGA
- a CDS encoding putative RNA uridine N3 methyltransferase → MTTRVLVPSSLAREAEDKREATRKLGYVARAATIFRADRLIVFPDREGETGKLDGGFVRTVLRYATTPPHLRKEIWGKRDELEYVGVLPPLRAPSQTGSESDDSGSKRHGIVTEVGPDQRVRVNCGLQHPISLNVPSEMALEQGERVTVRISSRRPVRAKIVGKPTQGLSIEQTDLSAALSREDAGVRIAASRFGEALTVGKLETLAGRIERDGLTVAFGAPERGLPAILGIDADTVRTDGVARLDAADDTDVEPNGDPGFDLWLNTVPNQGSDVVRTEEALFATLASLTLRA, encoded by the coding sequence ATGACCACACGCGTACTCGTGCCGTCGTCGCTCGCTCGAGAAGCCGAGGACAAACGCGAGGCGACTCGCAAACTCGGATACGTCGCCCGCGCGGCGACGATCTTTCGGGCTGATCGCCTGATCGTCTTCCCGGACCGGGAGGGCGAAACGGGGAAATTAGACGGCGGGTTCGTACGCACCGTACTGCGGTACGCCACGACGCCTCCGCATCTCCGAAAGGAGATCTGGGGCAAGCGGGACGAACTGGAGTACGTGGGCGTCTTACCGCCGCTCCGCGCACCGTCACAGACCGGCTCCGAATCCGACGATTCGGGGTCGAAAAGACACGGAATCGTGACCGAGGTCGGACCTGATCAACGCGTCCGGGTCAATTGCGGTCTGCAACACCCGATCTCTCTGAACGTGCCGTCGGAGATGGCACTCGAGCAGGGAGAGCGCGTGACAGTCAGGATCTCTTCGCGACGACCGGTCCGTGCGAAAATCGTCGGCAAGCCCACACAGGGGTTGTCGATCGAGCAAACGGACCTTTCGGCGGCTCTCAGCCGTGAGGATGCTGGCGTTCGAATCGCAGCTTCCCGGTTCGGTGAAGCGCTCACCGTGGGGAAACTCGAGACGCTGGCCGGACGAATCGAGCGGGACGGTCTCACCGTCGCGTTCGGTGCGCCCGAGAGAGGGCTGCCGGCAATCCTCGGCATCGACGCCGACACCGTGCGAACGGATGGTGTCGCGCGACTCGACGCCGCGGACGACACAGACGTCGAACCCAACGGCGATCCGGGGTTCGACCTCTGGCTCAATACGGTTCCGAACCAGGGAAGCGACGTCGTGCGAACGGAAGAAGCGCTGTTCGCCACGCTCGCTTCCCTCACACTGAGAGCGTGA
- a CDS encoding 50S ribosomal protein L3, with product MPQPNAPRKGSLGFGPRQRATSEVPRFNSWPDDDGQPTLQGFAGYKAGMTHVVMVDDAANSTTEGMETTVPVTIVETPPMRAVALRAYEDTPYGIKPITEVWTDEFEDDLDRVLDLPGDDYDVEAAEADVRDLLEQGRVDDVRVITHTVPGSVQSIPKKKPDVMETRVGGGSVEERLEFALELVADGGEHVLNDVFRAGEYVDASGVTKGKGTQGPVKRWGVQKRKGKHARQGWRRRIGNLGPWNPSRVRSTVPQQGQTGYHQRTELNKRLVDIGDGADATVDGGFVNYGEVDGPHALIKGSLPGPNKRLVRFRPAIRPGDQPRLDPEVRYVSTASNQG from the coding sequence ATGCCACAACCAAACGCACCACGCAAAGGCTCACTCGGGTTCGGTCCACGACAGCGTGCGACCAGCGAGGTCCCACGGTTTAACTCGTGGCCGGACGACGATGGACAGCCAACGCTCCAGGGCTTCGCGGGCTACAAGGCCGGCATGACCCACGTGGTAATGGTCGACGACGCCGCTAACTCGACGACCGAGGGAATGGAGACGACCGTTCCCGTCACCATCGTGGAGACGCCGCCGATGCGCGCCGTCGCTCTGCGTGCGTACGAAGACACACCGTATGGTATCAAGCCGATAACCGAGGTCTGGACCGACGAGTTCGAGGACGATCTCGATCGCGTCTTGGACCTTCCCGGAGATGACTACGACGTCGAGGCTGCCGAAGCCGACGTGCGCGACCTGCTAGAGCAGGGCCGCGTCGACGACGTTCGCGTCATCACCCACACAGTACCCGGTTCCGTACAGTCGATCCCGAAGAAGAAGCCGGACGTCATGGAGACCCGCGTCGGCGGCGGTTCCGTCGAGGAACGTCTCGAGTTCGCACTCGAGCTGGTCGCCGACGGCGGCGAGCACGTCCTGAACGACGTCTTCCGCGCCGGCGAGTACGTCGACGCGAGCGGCGTCACGAAAGGGAAAGGAACGCAGGGACCGGTCAAACGCTGGGGCGTCCAGAAGCGAAAGGGCAAACACGCCCGGCAGGGATGGCGCCGCCGCATCGGTAACCTCGGTCCGTGGAACCCGAGCCGCGTTCGCTCGACGGTTCCACAGCAGGGACAGACGGGCTACCACCAGCGAACCGAACTGAACAAACGCCTCGTCGACATCGGCGACGGCGCAGACGCGACGGTCGACGGCGGCTTCGTCAACTACGGCGAAGTCGACGGGCCGCACGCGCTGATCAAGGGCTCGCTCCCCGGGCCGAACAAGCGTCTCGTACGCTTCCGCCCGGCGATCCGACCCGGAGACCAGCCGCGCCTCGATCCCGAGGTTCGGTACGTCTCCACCGCATCAAACCAGGGATAA